The genomic window CATCATCGTATCTCCACCACAACAGAAACACGTCCTGTATGTCcttaacaaacagacacaacaaGGACAGGAAGTGATTGAAGTGCCAGCACCACCAGCAACTAATCCTGAAGTTTACTTCGTGAACTATGCTGATGGCGAGAACCCAGTTCTTCCCAGCGGTGTTGATCTCCAGAGTGCCTTGAACGCAGCTTCCCAAGGAGGTGGTCAAGTGATTGGTGGCGGCGGAGGTGTCGGTGGTGGTTTTGGAGGCAGCGGAGGTGTTGGCGGTGGTTTTGGAGGCGGcattggaggtggatttggaggtggTGTTATTAGCGGAGGATTCGTAAGCGGTGGCGATAGTGGAGAATTCATCtctggtggaagtggaggtggattcGTCTCAGGAGGTGGTTTCGGCGGAGGCACCAGTGTTGTCTCCGCTCCCTCGAATCTGTACAGTACTCCATAAAGTATTATACTTCCAACTTAGGTTTTATCTGAAAAGCTTTAAGAAATTTATGTTCACGTTTTGTTTTGCTGTATACATTCATTTAATAAATATGAACCAAAATATATAGTTAAGAACGATTCTTTACCTATGCTTCGCTGTATATGACTGGCAGGCACGCAAACTAACATAAATACACCAACTTGTATAAGTATACAAATAATGAATTTGCATAAATTTTACTGAAAATCCGAATAGATCTATATTAATATAGACGAAATAAAATGTGGCAATATACTCAGTAACCATGAAAACGAAAAACCTTTGCTATTGCTCaatatgtaaattattataatgataacaattcacTATTgtaaattatactgataataactgtcattattataatgataacaattcacTATTGCTTAATATGCAAATTATACTGCTAATAGTTGTCATAACTGAGCCGTATAAATATTTTATGCAAATATGATTAGATTTATGTAAACATAGAAATTAATGTTTGATACACACAGTAATCAAGAAACGAAAACACTTTGAACATTTTGAATGAAAGTTTTCttctgacaaagaaagaaaaaaaattcaaggcCTTGTAAACTGTTTAACCATTGTTGGTAtggcgttgatatatatatatatatatatttatatatacatatatatatatatgcaagtgatgataatgataatcataatgaacatgatatgataatgacggtggcaatgatactgataatgatggtaacgataaggataatgacaataattatcataatggtgataataattttcataatgataataattatcataataatgataataattatcatgataatgataataattatcataataatgataataattatcataataatgataataattatcataataatgataatagtaataatgatataatacaaaCGAATggtataaaagtgataataataacagaataataaggataatagtagtaatgataatagtaataaagtaacaacaacaataataatgatgataatgatgatgatgacaatggcaatgggtataaaaataataataacaatagcagcaacatcaccaacaataatgataatgactgatgataatgataacaatacaagtaCCAATAtctatgatgataagaattataataattgataataagaaaataaacaacaggCCTCAATGAGAAATGGAATCTTCCCAAACATAAGAGCCAAAACATTTTAGCAAGTAAAATCTATATAGTTATTCCCTTTTTAAAGATATCAGAGTTATGTATTACAGCCTACATGTGTATGCACTGGAATGTGAAAACTACGCCGGGTTGTTTCTCTGAGTAGAAAATATTCATCTCCGGTGGAAGTGGCTGTGGATTCATCGCAGATGGATTTGGTGGAGGCTCCAGCGATGTTTCCTCTCCCTCGAATCTTTACAGTACACCATGGAATTCATCATCAATAAACATAAAACTAATTTGGTTTTCGTTAACGCGCTATCtaagaaaaacattttaaaactataagaaactttttattttgttttgtggctGTGTATATCAAcctaataaagaaaaggagaataaacgaACGATTCTTGACGTGATCTACGGCATACTAGGCAAAGAGAAGCACATTCTCGCACATGTACCCATAAAGAAACacaagtatatatctatttttatgaaGTGTTGATGTCTCCTTCGAAACGTTTGTTGAATGAGTGTTTAGGGagtgaaaagaaatatgaaaagctagggaaacaaacagaagaaaaacacgaatTACTACAAAAGAAACACGTAGACAAGTCGGGGTTAATAGTATTTTCAAAGCATATTGGGTCCAGAAAGTAGTATGAAATGGAAGAGGATAGACAGGGCTGGGGGCAAGACATAGGGGATGAATGGTCggtaatgggggagaggaagggagggcaggagtgAGTGAACtgaagggaggcgaagggggtGCAGGGTCGAGCGAAGAAGGGTACAGGGATAGGAGAGGACCACGGGGTAGCGGGCGGGGTAGGATCTGGGACGGTCTTCGAGGATGTTCAAGCGGAGAGTAGGAGAATGGTTGAGCGTCGTGAGGAAGCAGGTATATAAGAGCCGGCACTTGGCGAGGGAAAGCATTACTTCCGACATGAAGCTCTTGGTAAGTCAGTCCAACCGGCAAGGTGTCAGTGAGTGTTCGATTGAAAAGTGCAGAGGAATTGTACAAGCATAACGAATGAAACCAATGAATCACTGAGATCGTTATTTAGTAATATATGCCAAACTGTTTTCTCATTTTGCAGGTCTTAATATCAACACTCGTGGCTACGTCGTCAGCCACCCCTCAAGGCTACAGCTTAGGCACACCTTCAGGACCAAGTTTTGGAATTGGAGGTTCAGGCTCAGGATTTGGCTCAGGTGGATGCGGTCCCGGACAGGTGCTTCACATCGATGGCAGGTGCGTCACTCCACGCGTCAGCCATAAAGTTTACTTATATGAcgcaccaccagcaccaccaattACACATGGTCCTCCACCGTACATCCCTGAGCCAACCATAGACACAAACATCGTATTCATCCGAACTCCTGAAGGAGGACAAGGGCCAGATCCCATCGTTATACCTCCACCACAGCAGAGGCACGTCCTGTATGTTctcaacaaacagacacaacagGGACAGGAAGTGATTGAAGTGCCAGCACCACCAGCAACTAGTCCTGAAGTTTACTTCGTGAACTATGCTGATGGCGAGAACCCAGTACTTCCTAGCGGTGTTGATCTACAGAGTGCCTTGAACGCAGCTTCTCAAGGAGGCGGTCaagtgattggtggtggtgacggaggtGTCGGCGGTGGTTTCGGAGGCAGcggaggtgttggtggtggttttgGAGGAGGAATTAGCGGTGGATTTGGAGGTGGTGTTGTTGGCGGAGGTTTCATAAGCGGTGGCGATAGTGGAGAACTCATCTCTGGTGGAAGTGGCGGTGGATTCATCACAGGTGGCGTTGTTTCCACCCCCTCAAATCTTTACAGTACACCATAGAGGCCACCGTTTGCACATCTAGATACTATACCCGTCTAATTATAGTGTTATTTACAAATCTGTAAATATTACATTCATGAATTAAAGACAAATTTCTGTTTTGTcttaaagatgtgtatatattttttaataaataagaataaacaggAGAACGATTCTTGAACTACCGTTTGTCCTACTGCATAagatatacaggcacacatacgCAAAAACACAAGCAAATACTTACGTATCACGTCTGAGTTTACTTTAAAATGTTCTGATTTGGTTATTTCCTTACTATCATTAGCCACGTGCATGAACAAATTCAAAAGATATGAAATCAAAgattatcacaatcataattCAGAAAGATAgattttataaaaaagaaaaaaaagaaaatcggaatagacagacacatataaacacacaaacatatagacacacacacacacacacactcacacacacacacacacacacacacatatatatatatatatatatatatatatatatatatatacttgtacatacaaCATATTGGACATGAACAGCAATTAAGGGTGCATGTAAAAAACATACTATGTTTCCCACCTGCGGTGcgcttgggggtggggggtcatgAACGGCTGCCTGAGATGCGAGAAGGTTTGATAAAAGGTTAAATAGATATGAGAACTATGCTTTATGGTGGAATTTGAGAAACTCCGTGTAGGGAAACAAGAACACCCGTCAcactaatgaagatttttttctgtgatatatatatatatacaagtgtcaACTATGCCAGTGAAATACGATATTTGAGGAAGGGGTTGCAGGGAACGCGTCATTCAGTGATAGGAGTGTGACCGAGAGTTAGGAAAGTTTGGGAACCACTAGAGAATTGATTTTCCAAtgcagtaataatgctaatgataagcgaaagagtgacttcaataacaacaaaatcaaataataGGTACAATTTAAAGATTGTTTAAAtctgtgctccaacctgcagccacagttaagaagaaatagaaagcttctatgaagatgttaatttagccagcgagagagtaaaaacccatttcacaataattatggaagactttaatgccaaaataagtAAGCAGACGGAAGGAGAAAtcatagtggggaatcacggaataggcactgggaatgagagaggacaaatgctagtcgactttgcggaggctcgatcactcaatatcatgtatatattctcCGAacaaagactagagcggaagtggacatggaagtcgccatcggccatcaaaaacgaaattgacttcataatttcaaataggcgcgatatagtataaaaaagttataaatataaaataaatgttggcagcgaccataggttggtcaaaggccaaattaaattacacctcagaagggaaaggaataaactcataagGAAACCACAGCCAAACTTAGAttacttgaagaccaaagcgacagaatttagcgtTAACATCCAAAACAGCGACGGAGATCTTAACATTGAACAATTTAAccaacagttcaatgacatgataaaggaagctgcagttgaagtaggcggtaagaacgacaagcaaagctccagtaagttctcgatagaaactaaagaacttatgcaaaaacgtagggtcatgaaagcatcgtcaaatagggacaacatagaattagctgaactaacaaaaactataaataaaaagaagagagaggatgtacggaaattcaatattcaaataataaatgaaacagggaTCTCAGGTactagcatgaaaacagctaaaaggagacttggaataggaagaaatcaaatatatgcaataaagaaaccagagggagaaatgacatataataataatgaaatcataagagtagtggaaaacttttacaaggATGCATACAACACAAATGAACAGCtacggatagaagcaaacgcggtaactagagaagtacctaacatcatcaaagaagaaatacagagagcgcttaaaggcttgaagagggaaaacaccaggtgaagacggtattagtatagaccctATAATAGATACAGGACTAATTGTaatagtgaaactagccaatctttttaacaaatgccttctcaatggaaaattccgaaagcctggaaaaatgcaacaattattttgattcataaaaaaaggggacaggaaggatctaaaaaactaccaacccataagtctcctttcagttatttacaaactgttctctaaa from Penaeus chinensis breed Huanghai No. 1 chromosome 24, ASM1920278v2, whole genome shotgun sequence includes these protein-coding regions:
- the LOC125037950 gene encoding ATP-dependent RNA helicase A-like; the protein is MKLLVLISTLVATSSATPQGYSLGTPSGPSFGIGGSGSGFGSGGCGPGQVLHIDGRCVTPRVSHKVYLYDAPPAPPITHGPPPYIPEPTIDTNIVFIRTPEGGQGPDPIVIPPPQQRHVLYVLNKQTQQGQEVIEVPAPPATSPEVYFVNYADGENPVLPSGVDLQSALNAASQGGGQVIGGGDGGVGGGFGGSGGVGGGFGGGISGGFGGGVVGGGFISGGDSGELISGGSGGGFITGGVVSTPSNLYSTP
- the LOC125037949 gene encoding H/ACA ribonucleoprotein complex subunit gar1-like, producing the protein MKLLVLITTLVATSLAIPQGYNLGTPSGPSFGIGGPGSGFGSGGCGPGQVLHVDGRCVTPRVNRKVYLYDAPPAPPISHGPPPYIPEPTIDTNIVFIRTPEGGQGPDPIIVSPPQQKHVLYVLNKQTQQGQEVIEVPAPPATNPEVYFVNYADGENPVLPSGVDLQSALNAASQGGGQVIGGGGGVGGGFGGSGGVGGGFGGGIGGGFGGGVISGGFVSGGDSGEFISGGSGGGFVSGGGFGGGTSVVSAPSNLYSTP